The nucleotide sequence TCCGGCCGCCGAGGGCTTTCGATTTCTGCCGGTGAAGCAGATCGCCATCGATGCCGCGTCGGGCACGACGCCGTTCGACGGATTGTTTCTCGGCTTCAGTTTTTTCATCATCGCCTCGGCCGTGATGCTCGTCGCACTGCTGTTCAAATTGGGGATCGACGGACAGGGGGCGGAGATCGGATTGCTGCTGGCGCTCGGCTTCAGCCGCCGCAAGGTGCGCTGGATTTTGCTCTCCGAGGGGTTGATCGTTTCGCTGGTTGGCGGCGTTGTGGGCGTGGTCGGAGGAGTGCTTTACGCGTGGCTGATGCTGGTCGGCTTGCAGACGGTGTGGCTGGCGGCGGTGGTGACGCCGTTTCTGCATTTGTACGTCACGCCCCTGAGCTTGCTGGAAGGGTTTGCGATCGGCGTTTTGGTTTCGCTGGCGACGATCGCCTGGTCGCTACGGCAGTTGCGAAAAGTGACTGTGCGGCGATTGATTGCCGGCGAGACGAATCCGCCGGTCGAAATCGTGCGGTCCAAGGGCGAATTGCCGGCGCCCGAGGAGGCCGACGGAGAAGACGAACTTTCGGTTTCGCCGCGGGAAGCCGCGTGGTGGCGGGGAAAGTTTGCGCCGGTCGCGCGGCATTATCGCCGCTGGCGTCCGACGAGTTGGCCGCGAACGCTCGGCTGGGCGGGGCTTGCGCTGGCGCTGCTCATGGCGCTATTGGCGATCGTGATGCAATTGAGCACACGCGAGGCACAAGCCGAAACTTTCTTCTCGAGTGCGTCGCTGGTGCTGATCTCCGAGATGCTATTGATCTGGGACCGGCTGCGCACCGATCGCGGCTCGACGCTCGTCTCTGCCGGTCGCGGGGCGCTCATGCGGCTCGCGGTGCGCAATGCGGCGCGGCATCCGGTGCGGAGCACGCTGACGATCGGCCTGATGGCGGCGGCGACGTTTTTGATCGTTTCGATGAGCGCGTTTCATCTCGAGCCGCCGGCGCACGGGGCGCGGTTCGCTAGCGGCGACGGCGGATTTTCGCTCTATGCCCAAACCGATTTGCCGATCTATCAGAATTTGAACACGCCCGACGGCCGCGCCGACCTGGGCTTCGACGAGAAGGCCGACTCGCTGCTGGCGAAATGCCAGATTGTTTCCATGCGGGTTCATTCCGGCGATGATGCGAGTTGCTTGAACTTGTTTCAACCGCGGCAGCCGCGCGTGTTGGGCGTCTCGCAGGCGATGATCGATCGAGGCGGGTTTGCATGGTCGGCGTCGGCGGCGCGCACGGCGGAAGAGGAAAAGAATCCGTGGCTGCTGCTCGATCCGAAAGGTCGAACGTCGCCCAATCGATCGCGGAATGCGCTCGACTCTGAAAGCGACTTGGGAGGCCGAGCGCCGGTGGTGCTCGATGAAACGACGGCCCTCTACAGCCTGCATCTCGACGGCGTCGGCAGCACGTTCGACATCACGGCCGAGGACGGCCAAACCGTGCCGCTGGTGGTCGTGGGATTGCTGCAAAATAGCTTGTTTCAGGGCGACGTGCTGATGTCGGAAGCGGCGCTGCTGCGCTATTTTCCGGGCACGAGCGGCTATCGGTTTTTTTTGATCGACACGCGCGACGTGTCGAAGGCCGAGGCGCGCGGGGCGTTGGAAAGCGGTTTGGACGATTTCGGCTTCGACGCGGAGCCCACCGCCGATCTGTTGGCCGCATTCATGTCGGTGCAAAATACGTATCTCTCCACGTTCCAAAGCCTGGGCGGTTTGGGGTTGCTCTTGGGAACGATCGGGCTGGCGGTGGTGCAGTTGCGGAGCGTTTTCGAGCGCCGCGGCGAACTGGCCTTGTTGCGGGCCGCCGGATTCCGCCGCCGCCGGCTCGCGGCGATGGTGATGTGGGAGAACGCGGCGCTGTTGATCGGCGGCTTGGGGGCGGGCGTACTGGCGGCCGTGGTGGCGATCGCGGCCCAGCTTTTCGCCGGCAGCGCCGCGATTCCGTGGGTCGAACTCTTGGCCACGCTGGTGTTGGTGTTGGTCGTCGGCCTGGCGGCGGGGATGATCGCCGTGCGGGCAACCTTGCGAGCGCCGTTGATTCCTGCCCTGCGGGGCGATTAGGCGGGAGCAAGAATATCGTCGAGCGGCGGTTCTCCCTCGCCGGCGCTTCGGGCTAGTGTGGGGCATGCGGCACACAAGCCCGAAGCGTCAGCGAGGAGGGCCCCGCCCGAACGGCGTCCGCTGTTTCCACTCCCATCGCAATCGGCGATGTGCTAGGGTATGGGAATTCGATCGTTGCCCGCCTCGGAAGAATCCCGCCTCGCATCGCTTTGGAGCCATGTTTCGCCATGAAGAGTTTTTTCAACGTCGTGTTGTTCATCGTGGTGGCGATTGTCAGTTGGGGCGTGTACGGTCCGATGTTGGGATCGGGCACGGCCGCAATGAACCACAGCGCGTGGCGGCCGTTCATGTGCGTCGGCCTCGCGTATTTCGTGATCGCCGTGGTCGCACCGCTGTTGCTGATGCAGCTGTTTGGCGAAAAGGGGCATTGGTCGGCGAAGGGCGTGATTTGGAGCATGATTGCCGGGGCATGCGGCGCGGTGGGCGCGGTGGGCGTCATTCTTGCGGCAAAGAACGGCGGGAGGGCGAGCATGATTTATGTCATGCCGCTTGTGTTCGGCGGCGCGCCCGTAGTGAACACGTTTGTCACGATCTTCCTGGCCAAAACGTACAAGCAAATCGGGCCGGCGTTTTATGCCGGCCTCATACTCGTCATCGCTGGATCGGTTACGGTGCTGTTGACCGCGCCGCGCGGCGGGAGCGCGGGACTCGTCCTGACCGCGTCGCAGCTTGCACTGGTGTGCGTTTTCACGGCCATGACGGCCATTTCGTTCGGGTGTTACGGGCCGACGCTGCACAAGGGGCAGGTGGCGATGGCCGGAAGCCGGCTCCGGCCGTTTCTCTGTGTCGGGATCGCCTATTTCCTCGTCGCGGTGTTAGTGCCCGGCATCTTGTTGGGCGCAGGGGCCGAATCCGGCCAGTCGTGGAATCTATCCGGAACAGCTTGGAGCCTCGGCGGCGGAGCAGCCGGAGCGATCGGCGCGCTGGGTGTGATCATGGCGTTCAATTTGGGCGGTAAACCCCTGTACGTCATGCCGCTGGTGTTCGGCGGTGCGCCGGTCGTGAACACATTCGTCGAGGTAGCGCGCAATTCGGCCTGGGAACACATCGGGCCGCTGTTCTACGCCGGCTTGATCGTGACGGCAGCCGGCGCCGTGACGGTGCTGGTGTTCGCTCCGCGCTCGCATGGTCCGGCGCACGCACCAGCGGTGGCCGATGCGCCGCCGCACAAGGTTGAGACGAAGGCGAGGTCGGTTTAAGAGGCCGTCGGCCGGAAAGGCCGATTCTGCCAGCCCAGGCCGGAGCCGCGTGTGCGGCGGAGGCCTGGATTGACGGCGCCTGCCACCCGCCGGCCCTGTATGGGCCGTTCAATTGGCGACGCGATTGTGAGCGGCCCTTTCAGGGCCACGCAACCCGTCGCATCACATTCCCAAGGCTACGTCGCTCGCGCGGCTCCGCCCTGGGCTGACGGCATGAGCCCTTCAGGCTCAAATCTCTGCGGACTACTTCTAATGCAGATTCGCTTTCAAGCGATTCGGCGCGACGCACCACTTCAGCCGATCTAACGGCAACCCCTTGCGTATCACGCGCAATCTCACCGGGTCGGCTTTTCGCCGGGGGCGAGCGCCGGCCATTGGGCGTCGCCGCCGAGCCAGCCGGCCGCGGCCGCCGGTTGATAGGCGTGGCAACAGGGCAATGGACAGAGGGCCGCCAGATCGGGCACCGGCGGCAGATTCTGTGGATCGCCCATGTGGAACAAATCTTCGGCCTCGAGCAGGCTGCCCATATCGACGACCGCTTGCCATAGGGTGCCCAACTGCGTGACGTACGACGTGATCGTCGTGGCCAGCGTTTGCTGCGCCGTCACGACATCGGCAAATGCCACCACGTCGGGCTCGGTTTGGTGCCGCTGATACGCCCCGCGATACGCCTGCACCTGATCCGGCAGCATCCATTTGCGGTAGATCTCGATCACCTTCATGTTGTCTTGATAGCGCTCGTAGGCATCGGCGAGCCGGCTGGTGAGGTCGTCGCGGGCGAAGTGGGGGCCTTCCGAAGCTTTGGTCACCGCTGCCTCGGCGGCCATGATGTTGCCTTGGTTGTGGTCCCACAATGGAAGTGGCCCGCCGAGCTGCACGCCGACGATCGTGCCGAAGGGCGGCGTGGTGTAATCGCGCTCGACGACAACGTGGGCATCTAGATCAGGGATCCGATTCACTTGCGCCAGCCGGAGATTGATCTGGGACTGATGAAGCGTGTTCTCGGCCGTTAGCACGTCGGAGTTCGTCGCCAGGATATGGGCCAAGGCCGCGTCGTATCGCACCAGCGGCACCGGAGCATCGACTCGGCCGGCGAGCGGGGCCGGCGGCATTCCTGGCACACCCATCGCCGCCGCCAATTGCTTCCAAGCCGAGACGTAACGATTTCGGGCCTGCACCAGCGAAGCGCGGGCTTGATAGGCCAACACACGTAGCTGCAACGGCTCATAAGCCGCGGCTTGGCCCCCTTTGACCATATCGACCTGAACGTTGTAGGCTTCGTCGGAGAATCGGGCCAGCGCGTGGCTGACGCGGACATTTTCCTCGGCCACGAGCGTGGAAAAATACGCCCCGCGCACTTTCGCAGCCAAGCCCGACTGTGCCTTGCGCAGCGCGACCTGAGCGTTGGCGACGTCCATTTCTGCCGCGGCTTTGGCCAATTGGAGTTTGCCGCCGGTCTTGATTGTTTGATCGACAAACCCGCCTTGCTGGCCGGCCGTGAGCCCCTGTCCGACGTCGTCCGATTCATAGCCCACCGTGGGATTTGGGTACAAGCCCGCCTGAATCATGGCCCCTTCCGCGCTGCGCACGTTGGCCATCGCCTGGCGCAGGTCGGGGCTATATTGGCGGGCCATCTGTTCCAGATCGTCAAGCGTGAGCGGCGTTCCTTGCGGCAATGCCGTCGCCTGATACTCGGCGCCCAGCGGCGGCAGCGGCGGGAACAATTTGGCGACCGCCGCGGCACGCTCCGCCGCATGCTCGCGATCGAGCGGCGGCAGGCGAATCTGCGGCGCGTTGGCGCCCGGCAATTCGGGAGGAACCTCGAGCCGCCGCGGATGCGGCGCGGGAATCGGTTCCGCGGCGGGGGCGCCTGCGGCGGCCAATTGCACGTTTTCCAATGGAATGGCGGGAGGGCCAATCGCGGGCGGAGCATCGACCGCAGCCGACGCTTGACGCACGGGTTCGGCCGGCTCGCGGCCGGTCGCGGTCGCCGTGATGGAAAGATCCGATACCATCGGCGGCAATGCGACGATTTGCGGATTGCCTGGCGTTTGCGGATCGGGAAGACTTTGCCGGCGCGTGGCAGCTTGCATTGCCGTCTGGCGTTCGGCGCCAAACGAAACCACCACCGACCTGAGCGCCGTTGTCCGCACGGTCGTGGAGGCAGCGGTGGGCGGCGAAACGACCATCGATTGCGGAGCGCGCGGCGGCATTGCTTCGATGCCCGGCCACATCGTCGCGGCGGCCGTTGCGGGGGGCGGAGCGCTCCCAGTCGCCGAAGGTTGCGGGCCGTTCGTTCGAGCAATGGCCGGCCCCGTGAGGCTGTTCAGCCGCGGGTCGGTGGGCGACGAAACCCAGTAGGGTATCGTGGCTGGCGGCGGCAGGCAGGCCGTCGGGCAAGACAGCGGCTGAGCGGCCGATCCATTGCCCGCTTTGTCGCTCCAGCAACCGGCGGCCGACAGCGTAAGCGCCAAGCAGCCGAACAGGCAATTGCGCGCGGTCGATCCTGACATTGCGGATTACTCTGTTTGGACCGCCCCGACCGCTAGCACAATACGCATGGATTGACGTTACGACCCGTGCAAAAGTATCGACCGGGCGCGAACCGCAGCATGCGAATCGCTGGAGCATCCCGTCGATCCGTTACCGCAGGAAGAAACCGATCGTTCGGTAAGGTTTGCGCGGGTGGAAGAGACGGCTGGAAAGCTACTCGGCGAAGCTGCTGCTGCCTTCGGGCGGCTCGCGGTGGCCGTAGAAGCTATAGAGCACGGGGATGATGTTCGTCAGCAGCAACGTGATCGTCATGCCGCCGATGACGGCAAGGGCCAAGGGCCGCTGCGTTTGCGAGCCGATGCGCGTCGACAGCGCGGCTGGCAACAAGCCGAAGATGGCGGCGAGCGCCGTCATCGTGATCGGCCGGGCCAATCGCTCGACGCCCCGCACGATCGCTTCGTGCAGCGGAATGTCCATGCTGCGGAAATGGTTGAACGTGGAGACGAGCAGCAGTCCGTTCATCACCGCGACGCCGACGATCGAGATAAACCCGACGCCGGCGGCGATGTTGAAATTGCTTCCGGTCAGCAGCAACGCCCAGATTCCGCCCATGGAAACGGCGACGACGTTGGAGAGCACGACGATCGCGTCCAACAGCGAGTGGAACGCCATATAGAGCAGCGTGAGAATCAACACCAGCGACAAGCTTGCGGCCGCCAAGAGCCGGATCTCGGCTTCTTGCATTTCGTGGAATTCGCCGCTCCATTCGGCCCGATAAGGTGCCTTGAACAGGGCGGCCGTCTTTTCTTGAGCCTCGCGGACGGTGCTTGCCAAGTCGCGGCCGCGCACCCCGAACTTGACGGCGATCAATCGGTTGCCGTCTTCGCGGTAGATGTCGGTCGCGCCCGATTTCACGAAACTGCCGTTCGGGTCGGGCCGGCCATCGGCGCCCGTCGGAGTGACGAGGTCTTTCACGCGGCGGCGAGGCGTGCTGCTGAAGTTGTTCAGCGTGCCGTTGAATTGTCCGCCGCTGAGCGAAGGCATTGCGGCGCTGGTGCCGAGCGGCGTCAGCCCCGTCGAGGAACCGGTCAGCGGCGTGCTGCCAAGCCCGGCCACGCTGCTGCCAGCGACGTTGTTGTTGCTCACCTCGACGGGAATATTGAGGATTTGTTTCTGCGTGGCCCGTAGCCGCTCGGGCCAACGCATGCTGATGTCGAACGTTTTTTCTCCCTCGATCATTTGCGTAAGCGGCTTACCGGCCACGGCCGATTGCAACACATTTTGCACGTCGGCAACATTCACGGCCCAGCGAGCGCATTTCTGCCGATCGATCGGAAACTCGAGATTTGTCTGACCCATGATGTGAAATACGCCGACATCCTCCGTTCCCGGGATCTTGTCGAGAATTTTCTTGGTCTCGTCGGCCAGGCGGTCGAGCTCGGCCAGATTCGGGCCAAAAATCTTCACCGAGTTTTCGCCTTTGACGCCCGAGAGAGCTTCCATCACGTTGTCGCGAATGTTCTGCGAAAAGTTCCAATCGACGCCGATCAGCGTGTTGTTCAATTCGTCGTTCATTTCCTTGACAAGCTCTTCCTTGGTCCGAGCGCGCTTGCGGCTGAACCAGGATCGCCAGCCGGTTTGCCGTTTGACGGCGGGCCATTCGTTGAACGGCTTTAGCGGCACGAACATCTCGCTGTTGTAAAAGCCCGATGGATCGGTGCCATCGTCCGGGCGTCCGATTTCGGTGTTTACCAGCTCAACCTCGTCGTATTTGCAGAGGATCGAACGCGCGATTTTGACCTTCTCGTTCATCTCATCCAGCGAGGTCGTGACGGGGAAGTCGCCGCGAATCCACAGATTTCCTTCCTCCAACTCGGGCATGAACTCCTGGCCGAGAAAGTGGAGGGAGCCGATGGTGAGCACGATCAGTGCCCCCACGCAGGCCAGGAATGCCGTGCGGTAGCGCAAACAGGCATCGACGAACGCGACGGCGCCGCGCTTCAAGCCGCGCACGAGCAGATTGTCGCGCGCCGGCTTGATCTTCTTAAACAGAATCATGCACAAAACCGGCGAGAGCGTGACGGCCAGCAACAGCGCCCCAGCCAGGGCGAAGGCATACGTGTCGGCCATCGGGCCAAAGAGCTGTCCCTCCGGTCCCTGCATCGTGAACAGCGGCAACAGCGCGCAAACCAGAATCAGCGTGGAGAACAAAAGGCTCCGCTGCACTTCGCCGGCCGCCCGAACGATCCGCTGT is from Pirellulales bacterium and encodes:
- a CDS encoding FtsX-like permease family protein, with the translated sequence MSFWRFIIESLGHRRRVHIAVALGVMTATAVLTGALVVGDSMRGSLRHLALDRLQGIDDALVAPRFFRAELADQIAADARKESKALAGSAMSVEPAILLQATLSHSSGSNDADRRVAGRATVLGVRPEFWKAFATSGPAVSKPLGDTEIVLNAPLAEKLSAKVGDEVILRLPRPSDIPADSALGRKKETVKSLPALRVVQILPADGLGRFGLYPSQQLPDDAFVALGTLQSGLDQPGRVDAIFASVNSGNSGNSGSNGSLAAGTRLLADSLHPTPADYGLSIKRTDEGYFNVTSDRMLIEGPIEQAAEKAFAPLHGQPTFTYLANYILAGNAGSEAKIPYSTITALDLRTAPPLGPFLNSSGETIQPLADDEIVLNRWAADDMAQQGVPLKPGDPVRIQYFLPDSLHGQTVETTTTLRLKAIVEMSGPAVDPNLVPELKGLTDRKSIADWNPPFRFDPSRVRTRPPNDQDERYWKRYRALPKAFVSLDCGRKLWASRFGQTTSWRIPAASGMTAASLADRLQIDPAAEGFRFLPVKQIAIDAASGTTPFDGLFLGFSFFIIASAVMLVALLFKLGIDGQGAEIGLLLALGFSRRKVRWILLSEGLIVSLVGGVVGVVGGVLYAWLMLVGLQTVWLAAVVTPFLHLYVTPLSLLEGFAIGVLVSLATIAWSLRQLRKVTVRRLIAGETNPPVEIVRSKGELPAPEEADGEDELSVSPREAAWWRGKFAPVARHYRRWRPTSWPRTLGWAGLALALLMALLAIVMQLSTREAQAETFFSSASLVLISEMLLIWDRLRTDRGSTLVSAGRGALMRLAVRNAARHPVRSTLTIGLMAAATFLIVSMSAFHLEPPAHGARFASGDGGFSLYAQTDLPIYQNLNTPDGRADLGFDEKADSLLAKCQIVSMRVHSGDDASCLNLFQPRQPRVLGVSQAMIDRGGFAWSASAARTAEEEKNPWLLLDPKGRTSPNRSRNALDSESDLGGRAPVVLDETTALYSLHLDGVGSTFDITAEDGQTVPLVVVGLLQNSLFQGDVLMSEAALLRYFPGTSGYRFFLIDTRDVSKAEARGALESGLDDFGFDAEPTADLLAAFMSVQNTYLSTFQSLGGLGLLLGTIGLAVVQLRSVFERRGELALLRAAGFRRRRLAAMVMWENAALLIGGLGAGVLAAVVAIAAQLFAGSAAIPWVELLATLVLVLVVGLAAGMIAVRATLRAPLIPALRGD
- a CDS encoding TolC family protein, whose product is MSGSTARNCLFGCLALTLSAAGCWSDKAGNGSAAQPLSCPTACLPPPATIPYWVSSPTDPRLNSLTGPAIARTNGPQPSATGSAPPPATAAATMWPGIEAMPPRAPQSMVVSPPTAASTTVRTTALRSVVVSFGAERQTAMQAATRRQSLPDPQTPGNPQIVALPPMVSDLSITATATGREPAEPVRQASAAVDAPPAIGPPAIPLENVQLAAAGAPAAEPIPAPHPRRLEVPPELPGANAPQIRLPPLDREHAAERAAAVAKLFPPLPPLGAEYQATALPQGTPLTLDDLEQMARQYSPDLRQAMANVRSAEGAMIQAGLYPNPTVGYESDDVGQGLTAGQQGGFVDQTIKTGGKLQLAKAAAEMDVANAQVALRKAQSGLAAKVRGAYFSTLVAEENVRVSHALARFSDEAYNVQVDMVKGGQAAAYEPLQLRVLAYQARASLVQARNRYVSAWKQLAAAMGVPGMPPAPLAGRVDAPVPLVRYDAALAHILATNSDVLTAENTLHQSQINLRLAQVNRIPDLDAHVVVERDYTTPPFGTIVGVQLGGPLPLWDHNQGNIMAAEAAVTKASEGPHFARDDLTSRLADAYERYQDNMKVIEIYRKWMLPDQVQAYRGAYQRHQTEPDVVAFADVVTAQQTLATTITSYVTQLGTLWQAVVDMGSLLEAEDLFHMGDPQNLPPVPDLAALCPLPCCHAYQPAAAAGWLGGDAQWPALAPGEKPTR
- a CDS encoding efflux RND transporter permease subunit produces the protein MVRKLIDWATGSRAVVLLMALSLLAGGLYAFFHVNVEAYPDPAPAIIEVVAQYPGASAEEVERLVNIPLEDALAGMAGLAYTRSQSLFQLGHLRCQFNYNTEFSAAKQEVLNRLRYAQLPNGVTPVISPETPTGEIYRYTLSNPKDAAGRPIYSLNDLKALEDWTLERQFRRVDRIGDVASFGGTLKRYEIQPDPDLMARYGITVNQLQNAISGCNANVGGDYVKQGPAVQVVRSLGLIGGGEDPVQNVLGMKDPVAARNYLRDEEDRRLREIRDIGIAATNNVSVHIDDVVDGGRVPAGYPLADRGVIVGHQTRLGRVAADRPAKDANGKEKRVGGKRVWDANDDAVEGIVLLRKDEQSLPALRDVEAKVAELNQPGSGRLLPGVKIEPYYDRTELTNVTRETVNENLTIGMILVSAILLMFLSNVRAALIVAINIPLALLFAFSVLYLRGKSANLLSIGAVDFGIIVDSTVIMVENIYRFISTGEHAELPLRQRIVRAAGEVQRSLLFSTLILVCALLPLFTMQGPEGQLFGPMADTYAFALAGALLLAVTLSPVLCMILFKKIKPARDNLLVRGLKRGAVAFVDACLRYRTAFLACVGALIVLTIGSLHFLGQEFMPELEEGNLWIRGDFPVTTSLDEMNEKVKIARSILCKYDEVELVNTEIGRPDDGTDPSGFYNSEMFVPLKPFNEWPAVKRQTGWRSWFSRKRARTKEELVKEMNDELNNTLIGVDWNFSQNIRDNVMEALSGVKGENSVKIFGPNLAELDRLADETKKILDKIPGTEDVGVFHIMGQTNLEFPIDRQKCARWAVNVADVQNVLQSAVAGKPLTQMIEGEKTFDISMRWPERLRATQKQILNIPVEVSNNNVAGSSVAGLGSTPLTGSSTGLTPLGTSAAMPSLSGGQFNGTLNNFSSTPRRRVKDLVTPTGADGRPDPNGSFVKSGATDIYREDGNRLIAVKFGVRGRDLASTVREAQEKTAALFKAPYRAEWSGEFHEMQEAEIRLLAAASLSLVLILTLLYMAFHSLLDAIVVLSNVVAVSMGGIWALLLTGSNFNIAAGVGFISIVGVAVMNGLLLVSTFNHFRSMDIPLHEAIVRGVERLARPITMTALAAIFGLLPAALSTRIGSQTQRPLALAVIGGMTITLLLTNIIPVLYSFYGHREPPEGSSSFAE